A window of the Oncorhynchus kisutch isolate 150728-3 linkage group LG12, Okis_V2, whole genome shotgun sequence genome harbors these coding sequences:
- the LOC109900405 gene encoding perilipin-2 isoform X3 — MQNVVFRLANLPIVSSACALVSVLYCDTKHNHPYIRSLCKVVEISVTTLSSVACNSATPIIIKLEPQISVVNDLACKGLDKLESTLPVLQQPSQQIVSDVKNIMMEAKDAVVIAVYGAKNCMYYTLTGMVAMTKGASGGRANIVSLEPAVQLVSMGLKNALSLSETLVDQALPPTDEEMEDEVKTVKGFDVVAAARPSSPVRLVSLTIKLCRRAYHQAEEKMRFVKVCCQKSLNLLQHTMHLDNLGALVEWTSNVQEKEDKETERVVIHCLNVSPSVSHQLQRNCLTLACSLQNLPRYLQQQAVCVLLSASQILNNFSSTDPHLGIRPQGKVSGSLDAILDYLVHNMSLNCLVGPWCPQMPPITPRAQTNGQRKRPAKKTGVFDLGCTVTPYEQY; from the exons ATGCAG AATGTGGTCTTTCGTTTGGCTAACCTCCCCATAGTTAGTTCAGCGTGTGCACTCGTATCTGTCTTGTATTGTGACACCAAGCACAACCACCCCTACATCCGATCGTTGTGTAAAGTGGTGGAGATTAGTGTGACGACCTTATCCTCCGTAGCCTGTAACAGTGCCACCCCCATCATCATTAAGCTGGAGCCCCAAA TTTCTGTTGTGAATGATCTTGCATGCAAAGGCCTGGATAAGCTTGAGAGTACTTTGCCAGTGCTTCAACAGCCTTCACAGCAG ATTGTTTCAGATGTGAAGAatataatgatggaggccaaagATGCTGTAGTCATTGCTGTCTACGGAGCAAAGAACTGCATGTATTACACCCTGACTGGCATGGTTGCGATGACAAAAGGAGCAAGTGGTGGGAGAGCCAACATTGTGTCCCTGGAACCTGCTGTCCAGCTGGTTAGTATGGGACTGAAAAATGCACTGAGCCTGTCAGAAACCCTGGTGGACCAAGCCCTTCCTCCGACCGATGAAGAGATGG AAGACGAGGTCAAGACTGTGAAGGGCTTTGACGTTGTTGCCGCCGCCAGGCCCAGCTCTCCTGTCCGACTGGTTTCCCTCACGATCAAGCTGTGTAGACGAGCATACCACCAGGCAGAGGAGAAGATGCGCTTTGTCAAAGTCTGCTGTCAGAAATCCCTCAACTTGCTTCAGCACACCATGCACTTG GACAATCTTGGCGCCTTGGTGGAATGGACTAGTAACGTTCAAGAGAAGGAAGACAAGGAGACCGAG CGGGTGGTTATCCACTGCCTGAATGTCTCTCCCAGTGTGAGTCACCAGCTGCAGAGAAACTGTCTGACCCTGGCCTGCAGCCTACAAAATCTCCCCCGCTACCTCCAGcagcaggctgtgtgtgtgctgctttCTGCCTCACAGATCTTAAACAACTTTAGTTCCACTGACCCCCACCTGGGCATCAGACCTCAGGGCAAAGTGAGTGGTTCTCTGGATGCCATCCTGGACTACCTGGTCCACAACATGTCCCTCAATTGTCTGGTGGGGCCCTGGTGTCCTCAGATGCCCCCCATTACTCCAAGGGCCCAGACCAATGGTCAGAGGAAGAGGCCTGCCAAGAAAACAGGTGTTTTTGACCTTgggtgtactgtcacaccctATGAACAATATTGA
- the LOC109900405 gene encoding perilipin-2 isoform X1: MVQGTSQERMWFYEEHAGKSLAGPNMMPGNLNSSQNVVFRLANLPIVSSACALVSVLYCDTKHNHPYIRSLCKVVEISVTTLSSVACNSATPIIIKLEPQISVVNDLACKGLDKLESTLPVLQQPSQQIVSDVKNIMMEAKDAVVIAVYGAKNCMYYTLTGMVAMTKGASGGRANIVSLEPAVQLVSMGLKNALSLSETLVDQALPPTDEEMEDEVKTVKGFDVVAAARPSSPVRLVSLTIKLCRRAYHQAEEKMRFVKVCCQKSLNLLQHTMHLDNLGALVEWTSNVQEKEDKETERVVIHCLNVSPSVSHQLQRNCLTLACSLQNLPRYLQQQAVCVLLSASQILNNFSSTDPHLGIRPQGKVSGSLDAILDYLVHNMSLNCLVGPWCPQMPPITPRAQTNGQRKRPAKKTGVFDLGCTVTPYEQY, encoded by the exons ATGGTGCAAGGGACATCGCAAGAAAGAATGTGGTTTTACGAAGAACATGCAGGTAAAAGTTTGGCAG GGCCAAATATGATGCCTGGGAATCTTAACTCGAGTCAG AATGTGGTCTTTCGTTTGGCTAACCTCCCCATAGTTAGTTCAGCGTGTGCACTCGTATCTGTCTTGTATTGTGACACCAAGCACAACCACCCCTACATCCGATCGTTGTGTAAAGTGGTGGAGATTAGTGTGACGACCTTATCCTCCGTAGCCTGTAACAGTGCCACCCCCATCATCATTAAGCTGGAGCCCCAAA TTTCTGTTGTGAATGATCTTGCATGCAAAGGCCTGGATAAGCTTGAGAGTACTTTGCCAGTGCTTCAACAGCCTTCACAGCAG ATTGTTTCAGATGTGAAGAatataatgatggaggccaaagATGCTGTAGTCATTGCTGTCTACGGAGCAAAGAACTGCATGTATTACACCCTGACTGGCATGGTTGCGATGACAAAAGGAGCAAGTGGTGGGAGAGCCAACATTGTGTCCCTGGAACCTGCTGTCCAGCTGGTTAGTATGGGACTGAAAAATGCACTGAGCCTGTCAGAAACCCTGGTGGACCAAGCCCTTCCTCCGACCGATGAAGAGATGG AAGACGAGGTCAAGACTGTGAAGGGCTTTGACGTTGTTGCCGCCGCCAGGCCCAGCTCTCCTGTCCGACTGGTTTCCCTCACGATCAAGCTGTGTAGACGAGCATACCACCAGGCAGAGGAGAAGATGCGCTTTGTCAAAGTCTGCTGTCAGAAATCCCTCAACTTGCTTCAGCACACCATGCACTTG GACAATCTTGGCGCCTTGGTGGAATGGACTAGTAACGTTCAAGAGAAGGAAGACAAGGAGACCGAG CGGGTGGTTATCCACTGCCTGAATGTCTCTCCCAGTGTGAGTCACCAGCTGCAGAGAAACTGTCTGACCCTGGCCTGCAGCCTACAAAATCTCCCCCGCTACCTCCAGcagcaggctgtgtgtgtgctgctttCTGCCTCACAGATCTTAAACAACTTTAGTTCCACTGACCCCCACCTGGGCATCAGACCTCAGGGCAAAGTGAGTGGTTCTCTGGATGCCATCCTGGACTACCTGGTCCACAACATGTCCCTCAATTGTCTGGTGGGGCCCTGGTGTCCTCAGATGCCCCCCATTACTCCAAGGGCCCAGACCAATGGTCAGAGGAAGAGGCCTGCCAAGAAAACAGGTGTTTTTGACCTTgggtgtactgtcacaccctATGAACAATATTGA
- the LOC109900405 gene encoding perilipin-2 isoform X2, with protein MVQGTSQERMWFYEEHAGPNMMPGNLNSSQNVVFRLANLPIVSSACALVSVLYCDTKHNHPYIRSLCKVVEISVTTLSSVACNSATPIIIKLEPQISVVNDLACKGLDKLESTLPVLQQPSQQIVSDVKNIMMEAKDAVVIAVYGAKNCMYYTLTGMVAMTKGASGGRANIVSLEPAVQLVSMGLKNALSLSETLVDQALPPTDEEMEDEVKTVKGFDVVAAARPSSPVRLVSLTIKLCRRAYHQAEEKMRFVKVCCQKSLNLLQHTMHLDNLGALVEWTSNVQEKEDKETERVVIHCLNVSPSVSHQLQRNCLTLACSLQNLPRYLQQQAVCVLLSASQILNNFSSTDPHLGIRPQGKVSGSLDAILDYLVHNMSLNCLVGPWCPQMPPITPRAQTNGQRKRPAKKTGVFDLGCTVTPYEQY; from the exons ATGGTGCAAGGGACATCGCAAGAAAGAATGTGGTTTTACGAAGAACATGCAG GGCCAAATATGATGCCTGGGAATCTTAACTCGAGTCAG AATGTGGTCTTTCGTTTGGCTAACCTCCCCATAGTTAGTTCAGCGTGTGCACTCGTATCTGTCTTGTATTGTGACACCAAGCACAACCACCCCTACATCCGATCGTTGTGTAAAGTGGTGGAGATTAGTGTGACGACCTTATCCTCCGTAGCCTGTAACAGTGCCACCCCCATCATCATTAAGCTGGAGCCCCAAA TTTCTGTTGTGAATGATCTTGCATGCAAAGGCCTGGATAAGCTTGAGAGTACTTTGCCAGTGCTTCAACAGCCTTCACAGCAG ATTGTTTCAGATGTGAAGAatataatgatggaggccaaagATGCTGTAGTCATTGCTGTCTACGGAGCAAAGAACTGCATGTATTACACCCTGACTGGCATGGTTGCGATGACAAAAGGAGCAAGTGGTGGGAGAGCCAACATTGTGTCCCTGGAACCTGCTGTCCAGCTGGTTAGTATGGGACTGAAAAATGCACTGAGCCTGTCAGAAACCCTGGTGGACCAAGCCCTTCCTCCGACCGATGAAGAGATGG AAGACGAGGTCAAGACTGTGAAGGGCTTTGACGTTGTTGCCGCCGCCAGGCCCAGCTCTCCTGTCCGACTGGTTTCCCTCACGATCAAGCTGTGTAGACGAGCATACCACCAGGCAGAGGAGAAGATGCGCTTTGTCAAAGTCTGCTGTCAGAAATCCCTCAACTTGCTTCAGCACACCATGCACTTG GACAATCTTGGCGCCTTGGTGGAATGGACTAGTAACGTTCAAGAGAAGGAAGACAAGGAGACCGAG CGGGTGGTTATCCACTGCCTGAATGTCTCTCCCAGTGTGAGTCACCAGCTGCAGAGAAACTGTCTGACCCTGGCCTGCAGCCTACAAAATCTCCCCCGCTACCTCCAGcagcaggctgtgtgtgtgctgctttCTGCCTCACAGATCTTAAACAACTTTAGTTCCACTGACCCCCACCTGGGCATCAGACCTCAGGGCAAAGTGAGTGGTTCTCTGGATGCCATCCTGGACTACCTGGTCCACAACATGTCCCTCAATTGTCTGGTGGGGCCCTGGTGTCCTCAGATGCCCCCCATTACTCCAAGGGCCCAGACCAATGGTCAGAGGAAGAGGCCTGCCAAGAAAACAGGTGTTTTTGACCTTgggtgtactgtcacaccctATGAACAATATTGA